CGGCCACGCTCTTGCGCGGGACGATTGATGCCGGCGATTACAAGCAGTTCATCTTCCCGCTCCTGTTCTACAAGCGCGTGTGCGACGTGTTCGATGAAGAGACGCAGGCCGCGCTGGCGGAATCCGGCGGCGATAAGCGCTACGCCGCCGGGCGCGAGCAGCATCGGTTTCAGATTCCGCCGGAAGCCCACTGGCGCGAGGTGCGACAGGCGGCCAAAAATGTCGGCGCGGCGTTACAATCCGCCATGCGCGCCATTGAGACGGCCAACCCGGACAAGCTCTACGGCATCTTCGGCGACGCGCAGTGGACCAATAAAGACCGG
The nucleotide sequence above comes from Verrucomicrobiota bacterium. Encoded proteins:
- a CDS encoding SAM-dependent DNA methyltransferase: MTRISQQQLESYLWGAATLLRGTIDAGDYKQFIFPLLFYKRVCDVFDEETQAALAESGGDKRYAAGREQHRFQIPPEAHWREVRQAAKNVGAALQSAMRAIETANPDKLYGIFGDAQWTNKDR